One stretch of Labrenzia sp. CE80 DNA includes these proteins:
- a CDS encoding transporter substrate-binding domain-containing protein, which translates to MKISSFSMALALAASLSLSPALAEDVYNVALDGTFAPHAMPKLDGGVEGFNVDLAEALGKELGATLNVTAAQWSGLLPGMQAGTYDFLVAPTTVTEERTKSILFSEGYLNTDFQFLVKADAEEVESLEGFKGKVIAVNKGSAYDKWARELTDTVGWEVESYGTNSDAVQAVMSGRAFANVAGNTVSAWAAKKNPALKLSYLHSTGKVFALPFPKDKPELRAKIEGALECLKQKGTLAALSEKWFGVIPAEGSAAATIYPGYGIPGLEGYVAETHELSCS; encoded by the coding sequence ATGAAAATCAGCAGTTTTAGTATGGCACTTGCCTTGGCAGCATCGCTGTCACTCTCCCCGGCTCTGGCAGAAGACGTCTACAACGTCGCGCTCGACGGCACCTTTGCACCCCACGCGATGCCAAAGCTCGATGGCGGCGTCGAGGGTTTCAATGTGGATCTTGCCGAGGCTCTTGGCAAAGAACTCGGCGCAACTCTCAACGTGACTGCCGCTCAATGGTCGGGCCTTTTGCCAGGAATGCAGGCCGGCACCTATGACTTCCTGGTCGCGCCCACAACTGTAACCGAAGAGCGCACAAAGAGCATTCTGTTCAGCGAAGGTTACCTGAACACGGACTTTCAGTTCTTGGTCAAGGCCGATGCGGAAGAAGTCGAGTCGCTTGAAGGCTTCAAGGGCAAGGTGATTGCCGTCAACAAGGGCTCTGCCTATGACAAGTGGGCCCGCGAACTGACCGATACCGTTGGCTGGGAAGTCGAGTCCTACGGCACCAACTCAGATGCTGTTCAAGCGGTAATGTCAGGCCGGGCCTTTGCAAATGTTGCAGGCAACACGGTGAGCGCATGGGCCGCCAAAAAGAACCCCGCGCTCAAGCTCTCCTACCTTCACTCCACGGGCAAGGTCTTCGCGCTTCCGTTCCCGAAGGACAAGCCGGAGCTGCGCGCCAAGATTGAAGGCGCGCTGGAGTGCTTGAAGCAAAAGGGTACGCTTGCGGCACTGTCCGAGAAATGGTTTGGCGTAATCCCGGCTGAAGGGTCTGCTGCGGCAACAATCTATCCGGGCTACGGCATTCCGGGCCTTGAAGGTTATGTCGCTGAAACCCATGAGCTTTCCTGCTCGTAG